Part of the Lysobacter enzymogenes genome is shown below.
GAAACCAACGCGCCGAGCCAGAGCGCCTTCACCGTCTTCAACCTGTACCTGCGCGAGAACGTCGCGCCGCGGCGCTACAACGACAGCGTCGAGACCCTCAAGGTCAAGACCGGCGACAGCTGGAACAAGGACCTGCTGGCGACCGACTTCTTCTACGACCTCGACGTCGGCGACCGCCTGCGCCTGAGCCTGGACAACCCCGCGCAACTGCCGTCGTGGCTGAGCTGGGACCAGAGCGCACAAGCCGTCGTGCGCCTGCGCGGCACCGCGCCGACCGGCACCTACACGCTGCAGGTACGCGCCACCGACGACAAGGGACAGTCGGAGGTCAAGACCATCCAGATCGTGGTCGCGCCGAACAACGCGCCGACCGGTCCGGGCTCGCTGCCGGCGGCGTACGTGGTGACCGATCGCGACGTGACCTGGCAAGTGCCGCTGTCGCAGGCCTTCGTCGACGCCGACGGCGACCGGTTGACGCTGTCCGCGAGCGGCCTGCCCGCATGGATGAGCTTCCAGCGCACCACCGTGCAAGGCCAGACCTACCTGAGCCTGTCGGGCCGCCCGCCTGTCGGTACGCCGTCGGGTCAGGTCTACAACATCGTGTTCACCGCCACCGACACCAGCGGGGCGAGCCGCACGACGACGTTGACCATGACCACGCGTCAGGCCAATAGCCGCCCGCAGCCGCCCTCGACCATCCCCTCGCCGCCGACCGCGGTGATCGGCGTCAGCGGCGGCTACTGGTACCAACTGCCCGCCTTCACCGACGCAGACGGCGACGCGCTCAGCTACCGCCTGAGCGAGATCCCGCCCGGGCTCAACTTCAACCCCGCCACCCGCGTGCTCAGCGGCAACCCGACCACGCCCGGCGTCTACAACCTCGTCGTCTACGCCGACGACGGCTTCGGCGGTGTCGGCCAGGCCAATATCCAGATCTGGGTGCGCAACAACCGCACGCCGGACCCGACGGTCATTCCGAATCAGAACGCGATGGTTTCGGTCGGTTGGTACTACCAGCTGCCCGAACGCTACGACGCCGACTACGACGAGGTGAGGTACTCCTTCAGCGGCCTGCCTGCGGGCATGGGCTACGACGCGTCGACCCGCACCGTCGGCGGCGTGCCGACGACAGCCGGCACCTACACCGTCACCGTGTATTCCAGCGATCCATACGGCGCGGCGTCGAGCTCGCAGTTCGTCATCACCGTGGCGCCGCGGCCGCCGCAGAACTTGGCGCCGTACGTCAACCGCCAATCGCCGACGGTGTACTGGAACGTCGGCACCAGCAATCCCAACCTGATGCAGTACGCGTTCCTGCCGGCCGACACCTTCGGCGATCCGGACGGCGACGCCATGTCGTACCAGTTGCTCAGTCCGAGCGGCTGGACCTATTACATCAACGGTTACGGCCAGCACGTCATCCAGCACGTTCCGCCGGCGCGCACACAAGGCTGGATCGACGTCTTTCCCGTCGTCATCCGCGCCACCGACAGCAAGGGCGCGTATGTCGACATGGCGTTCGACATCCAGGTCACCACGGTCTGGGACGGCGGCAGCCCGGGCGGACCGATCGACCCGCTGAGCCTGCCAGGCGGCAGCGTGCTGTCGTTCGAAATGGGCGCCCCGCAGAGCCTTGCGGCTCCCGCTCAAACCGCCGCCCTGCCCACACCGCCCGGCCCGACCCAGAGCAAGACTTACTGGTACACCTACGACGCCGAAAACCGCATCAAGATCAACAACGGCGCGCTGACCGCCGACGGCATCGCCCTGGCCGGCGGCGGCTACCAGAACACCTACGACGCCGCCGGCAACGTCGTGGCGCGCGTCAGCATCTTGCCCGACCAGACGGCCCCCAGCAGCGGCCTGATGGAAACCCGGATCGACCGCTCCGACTGCGACCTGCGCGGCAACCGCACCGTGGAGTACCACACTCAGGTCATCCGCGGCGGCCAGATGGCCAGCAACGGCGGCGTGTTCAAGCGCATGACCTACGACGCCAACAACCGCCTCACCGGTTCGCTTAGCTATTACGGCATCGGCGCGGAATACCAGGAGCGCTTGCCCGATGGCGAAGTGCGCTTCTACGAATACGGCGGCTGGCTGCACGCGGCCGAACACTACGAATACGACGTCGACGGCCGCCTGAAGCTGCAACATGCCTGGGAGCGCGTCACCGGCGACGGCAGTTGGGTGGTCGCCGCATCCAACGACAACGTCAACAACCGCCAAAGCACCGACATCGGCGTCCTCGGCTGGCGCGGCAGCACCCACTACGTCGTCACCCTCGGCGACGCCAAAGCCACCGGCTACGACGCCCTCGGCCGCCTGACCACCTACATGGTCTACGGCATGGCGCCCGACAACCGCCAGTACATCCACACCTACACCAACACCTACCAGGGCTGGGAGAGCTACCAACTCGTCTCCACCACCGGCACCAGCAACCACAACAGCTTCAAGCCCACCACCAACACCCTCAGCTACGACGCCTTGGGCCGCCTGATGTCCCAGCGCGAACACACCACCCTGCGCAACGGCAGCATCGACGACCGCATGCGCTACTACGCCTACAACGGCGACGGCGCGGTGATGCAGCGGCGCGAAGGCCGCATCAACGACAGCGGCCAGTTCGTCCAGGACGGCCCGATGGGCGCGGACAACTTCCGCCTGATCCACGCCGGCGGCGTGCAACAGGCCGAACTGCGCCAGACCAGCTACAACCGGACCACAGGCAACCAATACGCCTACAGCAACCAGTTCGTCAGCCTCAACGGCCTGGGCGGCTACGAAGCCGGCGACGCCGCCAGCAAGGTGATGCCGCTGGCCGGCGAGACCCTGCGCGGCTTGGCGCAGCGGGTCTATGGCAGCGAGTTGATGTGGTACCTGATCGCGGAGGCGAACGGGTTGAGCGATCCGGCGAAGGAGTTGGTGCCGGGGTTGGGGTTGGTGGTGCCTAAGGCGGTGGTTAGCAGGAACGATTCGTCGACGTTCAAGCCGTATAACCCGGGCGAGGCGATTGGGTCGACGTCGCCGGAACTGCCTTACATTGCGCCGCCGCCGAAGGATGGCTGTGGTGGGTTTGGAATCATCATGATGGCGATCGTAGTCGTCGCAGTTTCGTTCGCCACCTGGGGCACGATGACTGCTCCCACTGCCAGTGCGATGGGGGCTGCCGCCAGCGCCACGGCCGTTAGCGTGTCGACGCTTGGGGCGGTTGGCTCGGGCGCGGCGCTCACCGCCACAGCGGCGCTAGCCCCAAGCTTAGGAACCGCAGTTCTAGCGGGAGCCACCGCAGGCGTCGCGGGCAGCATCGCCGGGCAAGCCGTAGGCAGCATGATGGGTGTTACCAGCTTTAGCTTGCGTAATGCATTGTCTGCTGGCGTTACCGGAGGCTTGACCGCTGGTTTGGGCAACTTGATGGGAGTGAGCGGCGTTCAATCCGCTCTCGCGCAATCGCCGGTGAAAGCAGCGGGGATGGCATTGGGAGGTGCCGCGGCCAGCTATATCGGTCAGAAGATTGCGGGAATCGACCAAGGCTTCAGCTGGCGCGCGATCGCCGCGAATGCGGCGTCTCAATACATTTCCGCAGGCATCAGTGCCGCGATTGGCCAGCCCGCACCTCAATTGTTCGGTGGTACCGGTTCGATGCTGGGCGACTTCTCCGACAGCATGATCGGCGGGGTTGTCAGCCTTCATACCCGACGAGCATTCGGCTTCAATGACGATATCGACTACAAGCGGATAGCGCAGGACGCTTTCGGCAATGCGCTGGGCAATGCGATTGGTCGGGGCTACTTCGCTCAGAGCAGCAAATCCGGCCAGTCGAGAAGATCGATGGGCGGCGTCGAGGATAGCGGGGAAATTCAAACCGCCTCCGGCCGGATCGCCCCGTCTGTTGTATTGGACGACAGCACGACACGTGAGGGCCGCGCGGCGAAAATCGACAACGGATGGGACGTAGGCCCTTTAAATATCAACAATAACGTTGTTGATCGGGAATACCGCCCCGTTCTCGTGACCGCAGTTAGAGTTGATGACCTTCAGATCGACTCTGCAGATCTTCGAGAAATGCTTGAGCGAGATGTTTCCGCGATGTACAACGCGGGGCCTGAATCAATTGAATTCCGCCCGTCGCCCTGGGTCGAGCAGTATTCAGAGTCACTCCGAAGCCACCCAAGCCCTGTCGCGTCAGCCATCGACCAAATACGCCAGGGCTTCTTGCGCCCTTATCGCCCTGGAGATCTGATAAAGACCCCGGAGCACGTCAACGCACGTCTTGCTGCCGCAAGATACGCATCTGAGCGCGCTGGATACCTCGGTCATTTGCAAGGAAACACCGAGTCGATAGACTCAGAAAGGTGGTCTGCCGAGCAACAAAAGCGGCGGTACGATTTGGCCGCCCCATACTTGCCGGCCGAGATCCATAGGGACTACGCGCAGCGCCTCTACAGCCTCGAACAGAAGGATGACAAAGCTCCGAACGACTTCAGAGAAATGCAGCGCCTCAGGGGAGAGCTTGATGACATCGCGTCGTTCTATATACGAGGATCGAGTACCGGATCTAGCGTCACTCCCGAGGAAGTAGTCTTTCAGGCAGAGGAGAACGCACGCGAAGCAAATAATATGATGGCCGGGCAAGTTTTTGCTGGATCAGCAATCGGCCTTTCTCGTGTGGCGGGCCTGAACGAGAGGCAAAGTGGTGAAATGGCGTCGCTAGTTACAGAAAATGTAATGAGCTTCGCCCCCGCCAGTGCAAATAGAAGAAGACTGGCCTCTCCATCAAGGCGCTCTCAACTGACTGGCTCAAATCAAGTCCAGGAAGAAGCCGCAGCTCTTGCCCGAATTAAAGATGCCAACGCCAATCAATCAGCCAAAGCATTAGACTCCCGCATAAATTCCAGAGCCTTCCCGGAGTTTGACAATCCCACTAAACTCACTGAACATTTCGAGAAGCACGGGGCAAGGCTGGGCGCAACGAGCGAAGCCGAATATTTAGAAATGGGCTTATACGCGATCCGGAGCGGGCATAAAATCAGATACAAATACCCCCCAAGTGGCAATGCCGCAGAAAAAAGAACTGGATACATTGCCTTCTTAAGAAACTCTAACGGAAAGAACAATACAATTGCCAAGATGGCTAATGATCCGCACGGAGGCTCACCTAGCGGCCAAGCTTATTTTGTTTTCGTGGGCACCAACAATTATGGGAAAATTACAACTATACATATAAAGAATCGGACGGAAGTTTTTAGAATGATCGGTGACACATCGCAGTCCCATTTCAATAAAAGCAACACCAAATTACAAAGCAACTCAGACTACACAGGATACCCTTCCCGATGAAAAACATCACCATTGTTCGCCTTAACGAAATAATGGAAGACGAAGTTACGATCAGTTCTGGCGAGGCAGAATTAATCTGCACCTCGTCAAATGGGCTCGGCCCCATAAAAATCGGAGAAACCTATCTTGCGCAATTATACATTCAAACCTTTGACGACCACTTCCTTCAAAGACACACAGAGCAAACAGGCGACAAGATTAAGCAAATAGACGAAACCTATTCCTATGAAATCACTGGAACATTCATCGATAAAAAAATATATTCCTGTGGATTTGAATTTGACGCCTCGTTTCTTTGGGACACACCTGAAGGCCCGTCCGACGAGAAAATAACCATCTACGCAGATCGGATAGAAATCGTTTTCCATCACGATGAAGCACGAGCCTAGCACCCTATTTTCTATCGCACTAGGATATTGGCTTGAGAAAACAGGGGTCAGAGTGCACTTTCCGCCCCATCCTCGGTGGACGCACACACCATGCGCGGCCGGCCGATCTTCGTCGGCCCCGCTCGCCGCTGCAACCTGGCGTTCAAACATTTCGCGAAATCGATCGGAGCCCAACGCATGCCGGCGCTGAAGCCGTAGACGAACCAGTCGCAGTTCTTCCGCGGTGATCGAACTCCCTACAAGTTCGCGATAGACCTTCCGTCGAGAGTCGTCGTCCAGACTCAATCCCAGATAGGCCGGATGCGACCTGATCAGTGCGTCATGCACCCCTTCGGCATTCGATCTGAAGCTTGACCATCGATAGTCCCTTGGTGCGGTGACCATCGCCGCACGCACCGGGTTGAGTTCGATGTATCGATAGCAACTCAGCACGTACGTTTCGTTGTCGACCGGGCAAGATTTGTAGCGTCCGTCCCAGAGCGTGCCTGTGCGACCATAGCGGTCATTTACATAGCGCACATAGCGACGTACTAGCGCTTGCATCAACGTACTCACCTGCCCCACTTACGACGGCGTCAGGAGCAGATGCACGTGATTCGTCATCAGCACGTAAGCGTGGATAACGCATCCGCTACGGACGGAGAGTTCTTTCAAATCGCCCAGATAGCGGACATAGTCGACCTCCTGGAAGAAACACGGCTGACGAACATTGCCACGTTGGATCACATGTCGGGGAATACCGGGCAAATCGATCCGGGGCAGACGAGGCATATCGCGCCTCCAGGGGGGGAATTGAACGCACTATGCGGATGATTGGTCGCCAGCGTGATCCGAATTTTCCGCATATCATCTTAAGGGAAGTGCACTCTGATCCCTGTTTTTTCCCGCCCTCTCCATTCCTATTACTCCGCCCCTTCGAAATGCGCTCATATTTCAGACACCAAATGCATTCAATCAGCTCGGGCAAAGGATTCTTCTACTTCGAGGCGCTCGACGGAGAAATCGTCAGGCACGCAAGTGTTTTCGGCAGTGGATATAGCTGGGCAAGACTAAAAAACAGCTACCCGCCCGACTATTTGTTCACCTGCGACCCAAGCTTCGACGGACCAATGAATGGCGATGAGTCCATCAGCGAAGAAGAATTTGAACTCATCTGGAGAAAGGCTGGCGGACCGCTTTGACTGGTTTCGGCGCCATATGGTGAATACCTGCGACCCCAGGTAGTTGTGGCGCAGCGAGACTGGAAACCGCATCGAAAGTGGGCGAAAGCGTATGCGTCACCTCAGGATTCCAAATCTGCGACTCCTGCAGCGGCTAATCTATCGGTTCAAGGCGATACCCTCGAAAATCGAGACCATCCCGTTGAGAGCGGGGCCCTCGCTACTCAGGAAAACAGCGGTCAGAGTGCACTTTCCTCCACATCCTCATTGGACGCACACACCTTGGGGAAGTGCACTCTGACCCCTGTTTTTACAGTTTATTCTTAACGATTCACACATGAGCACCTTAGGCAGAGTTATTCGCCACGGAGAAGCATTATGAAAAATGAATTCTACAAATCTGAGACTTTCTCTGATCAAAGAGAATGGGGCTGGTTTTACATTGAAGTCAGAGGCCAGGAAATCGTCCGGCACGTAACCGTCATCGGCGACACGTATCGCTGGGCAGACTGGCAAGGCAGTTCCCATGACGATTACATGTTTACCGAAGCGCCCGAGTTCGAGGCCCCTGTAGAAGAAGAAAAGCCAGTAACCAAAGAGGAGTTCGAGTCGATCTGGGCCAAGGCCGGTGGACCAAAGGAATTCCGTGAAGGCCCGCCTGGGTGTTTCGACCGCGCACCATGAATATAGAGCCCCACCGATACTGAGGTGTTAGTGCTTGCAAGTGAAGGCATGAACAAAACTGATCCGGCCGACCCCACCCTCGTGGCAAAACGAGCCATCGAGTCCGGGGCTTTATGCCTACGTAGATTTCTTGCGACGGACGCGCTACGGAAAGTAATCGATCTAGCCTTTGCGGAAGGGCGCAGCGTTGTAATCTTGCCAACCCGCCAAGCGATGCGCGCGTTCTATACCCCGCGCGGCTTCGCCTCGATTGTCGAAGAAGCGCTTAGGAGACGTCCAGACGCGGAGATCGTCATCTCTCCGGGCCTTTATGGCGGCAACCTCGTCTGCGTGATTCGTCCGATGCTCTAGCAGCACCGCATCCACAACGAAAACAGGAGTCAGAGCGCACTTTCCACCCCTTCCTGATTGGACGCACACAGCTTGGGGAAGTGCACTCCGCCTCCTGCTTTTGACCAAGCAATATCCATAGCACGCAACATCAGCACGCACCTTAGAAGCCGCAACGCGCTGTCAGAGCCAAAAGGCATATAGAGCAAAAGGCCAGAACCTGATGGGCATTCCAGATGAAAGAATTGAACACTACAAATCCGAAACGTTCTCAGATGCTGGAGAATGGGGATGGTTTTACTTTGAAGTTAGAGGACAGGAAATCGTCCGGCACGTAACCGTCATTGGCGGCACGTATCGCTGGGCAGACTGGCAAGGCAGCTCCCATGCTGACTACATGTTTACCGAAGCGCCCGACTTTGACGCCCCTGCAGAAGAAGAAAAGCCAATAACCAAAGAGGATTTCGAGGCGATCTGGGCTGAGGCTGGCGGACCGAAGGAATTCCGTGAAGGTCCCCCTGGATGCTTCGACCGGTGGTGGTGAATAAAAAGCCCATCGCCGGCGAGGTGACCAGGAAAACAGGGGGCAAAGTGCACTTTCCGAAATCCCATCCCAATAGACTCTCCAATCAATTCGAAGGGAGGACTAACAATCGCGTCACCACAACATCCTCCTTCACTCTCTGAGCTATACCATGAGTGCTGCCAACATAGATGCTGCAAAAGCAATATACAAACTGCTCCCAACCGATCTATTTCTCGTGGCCGTTGACAGAGCCCTTCAGAAAAAGGGCTTCGGCTACAATGATTACACGTGCATATTTGGAAGAGATTCAGAGGCAGACCCTGAAGAGGAATTTGAAGGAGTCCAATTAATATTCATAGAAGAAGAAGTTAACATCTCCGAGCTGGAAGCCTATGAAGGCATTCTAAAAGCTATTGCAGAAGTTTCCGCCTCCCACCCCGAACTCATTGCCAGACTTGAAAACCCTTCCGCTCTCGTTGCTCGTAAGATTGAAACGCTTCGTAGAGTTTTTTAGCGGAAAACACGAGGCAGAGTGCACTTTCCGCCCCGTACTCATAGGACCCACCCACCTTGGGGAAGTGCACTCTGCCCCCTGTTTTGACTAGTTCAAGGGCGATACCCCCAACATCGAGGTCGCTCAAGAACGAGGCCCTCGCGCGCCGTGTCCAGCAGAAAGGAAATGAGGTTAAGTATGTTCAGAGATTGGATTGCGTCCGCGGGACTAGATCAGAAAACTCCGATTTCCGGACTGGATGACCGCGAGGTCAATCTAGTTGAGGGCGCACAGGGAGTGAGGCTTCCGTCGACCTACAAGACGTTCTTGCGCGAATGCGGCAGGTCTGCAGGACTATTATGCTATGACGCCAACTTCTTCTACCCGGACATTGAGGTTCTGAAGCAAAATCTTGGGGATTTGATCGAAGAGGAAGGCGTCGACTTCCAGTTGCCAGACAAAGCCTTTGTCTTCAGTGCATATCAGGGCGCGCAGTTTCAATACTTCATTTGCGATGGGAACGACGATCCGCCCGTATATCGGGTGTTTGATGACGGCTCGGTCGAGGCAGTTTCTGATTCTTTTTCGGAATACATGCGCAAAACCGTCGAAGAGTACAGATCTGTCTTTAATGGCGAGTACGCTCAAGAGATCCTCACTCAGTTGGGGTGATTGAAGCGCTATCGATAGAAAGGCTGGCAAGCGGTCGAATCCCGATGGCAACATGATTCGCCTCGTGTCCAAAGCCCTGAGCCTCGCGCGCAAGCCACGGCGGCTCGCGCGCCACCCGCCCGGCTTGCGCGCAAGGTTCCTTGGCTTGCGAACGCAAGGTTCCGCGGGTTGCGCGCAAGGCCAAATGCCTTGCAATCGGCTATTAAAGGTTCGCGGGCAAGACGATTCGCCCCGATCGCAACGCACAAAGACTCGGAATCGCAAGGCTCGACGGCTTGCGGTCGGGTGTTTGGGGCTTGCGCCCGGCATGGCGCGGGTCGGCGACGACACTCGGCGCCTTGCGTTCGGGATAAATCGGATCGCGCGCGACGCTTGAAGACTTGCGCGCAAGGTCGAAGCGCCTACGTTCGCACCGAAACCAAAGGCCGCCGCCGGCCGGACGGCGACCGGTGGGCGGTGAACGGGCTTAGTCGGAGCGGATCGTCTGGAGGTTGCCGTGGACTTGGTCGGCCCAGAGGCGGAACACGCGGGCCAGGGCGCGGCGGCGCGATTGTTCGGGTTTGCGGATTTCAGGCGATGGGGTGGCTGGGTCGATGGTTTGGGCGATGCCGATCAGTTCGTCGCGGAAGGCTTGCAGGCCGTGGTACGCGTCGGCGGGCAGCAGGACGTAGTCCGCGGGCGGCGCGGATGTGGTTCTTCGGGGCATATGCGGTACTCCTCTCCATGAGCCTGTAGCCCGCGCTGCGCGGATGCGCAGGCGGGATGTCGGGAGGCTAGAAACCGCACACAGACGGCGGGCTTATTCCCCTTTCGGGTGTTGTATTCACCGCCCTCCCGACGCTGACATGCGCCGAGCTTGCGCCCAAACTTCGGGCACAAAAAACCCACCGGCTTGTCGGAG
Proteins encoded:
- a CDS encoding XAC0095 family protein; amino-acid sequence: MPRRTTSAPPADYVLLPADAYHGLQAFRDELIGIAQTIDPATPSPEIRKPEQSRRRALARVFRLWADQVHGNLQTIRSD
- a CDS encoding transposase, with the protein product MPRLPRIDLPGIPRHVIQRGNVRQPCFFQEVDYVRYLGDLKELSVRSGCVIHAYVLMTNHVHLLLTPS
- a CDS encoding SMI1/KNR4 family protein, with the translated sequence MFRDWIASAGLDQKTPISGLDDREVNLVEGAQGVRLPSTYKTFLRECGRSAGLLCYDANFFYPDIEVLKQNLGDLIEEEGVDFQLPDKAFVFSAYQGAQFQYFICDGNDDPPVYRVFDDGSVEAVSDSFSEYMRKTVEEYRSVFNGEYAQEILTQLG